One Vibrio gallaecicus genomic region harbors:
- a CDS encoding LysR family transcriptional regulator, which translates to MPNTNQLLLFLDVVQQGSFTKAAALHNMDNSSLSKQIKKLEADLGVQLLNRSTRSFSLTSAGEDILAQTHVLQDTLDQIQGIADSYQSEPKGMLRITTPIYFGQQYLQPIVSDFMKRYPDVQITLSLNDKKADIIADQYDIAFRIGKLAESNLIARKIADTHFLLVASKEFVEQHGMPETPQDLIKLPAIIYSNRDIRLDHLRINESPGSDLYHSWKMKGNFVVSDVRTIVAGVSDGLGYTLLDLSNLHYSMEELGLVTLLPDYHISRLDTAIYAIYPHRKQTKLVKEFIQSVQDYIGSPPMWEKNRLKKQ; encoded by the coding sequence GTGCCAAATACTAACCAGTTATTATTGTTTCTTGATGTTGTTCAGCAAGGGTCTTTTACCAAAGCTGCGGCTTTACACAATATGGATAACTCTTCACTTTCAAAACAAATTAAGAAGTTGGAAGCTGATCTTGGTGTGCAGCTTTTGAACCGCTCTACTCGGTCCTTTTCTTTGACCTCTGCCGGTGAAGACATTCTTGCTCAAACCCATGTTCTTCAAGATACGCTTGACCAAATTCAAGGTATTGCTGATTCGTATCAGTCTGAACCTAAAGGTATGTTACGAATTACGACTCCCATCTATTTTGGTCAACAATACCTGCAGCCGATAGTATCTGATTTTATGAAGCGCTACCCTGATGTGCAGATCACCTTGTCTTTAAATGATAAAAAAGCCGATATCATTGCTGATCAGTACGATATTGCTTTTCGAATTGGCAAGCTTGCAGAGTCTAATCTAATTGCTCGAAAAATTGCAGACACTCACTTTTTGCTGGTGGCTTCTAAAGAGTTTGTTGAGCAGCACGGTATGCCTGAAACTCCGCAAGATTTGATTAAGCTTCCTGCAATAATTTACAGCAATAGAGATATTAGGTTAGACCACCTTCGCATTAATGAAAGTCCGGGAAGTGACCTGTACCATAGTTGGAAAATGAAAGGCAATTTTGTTGTTAGTGATGTTCGAACGATCGTTGCTGGGGTCAGTGATGGGCTCGGCTATACCTTGCTTGACTTGTCTAACCTTCATTACTCAATGGAAGAATTGGGCTTAGTCACTTTATTGCCTGATTATCATATTTCGAGGTTAGATACCGCTATTTACGCAATATACCCGCACAGAAAGCAGACTAAGCTAGTCAAAGAATTTATCCAGAGTGTGCAAGACTATATTGGTAGTCCCCCTATGTGGGAAAAGAACCGACTAAAAAAGCAATAA
- a CDS encoding tetratricopeptide repeat protein: MSTMGIAIGATALSLLLVFIWLMSLSLRKQRIEEERKAREVAYRKAIEKARKQEKQERLFKAETGHLPSILFLAKEAERTNLKEALYWYEKAAQLDDMNGMYGIVRISMRKREDLILKEQANFWQLAIAGLEGDLNAKFEMGKALIFGRGTTKNIPKGYSLIEESASAGNPEAMIFMGDWNVDKTNPEASAEASVKWYKGAADKGKIEGSLKLGASYLNGVGVPKNHGMACYWLESAAEKSHPEAMCRAGEAWRDQGEHGNAISYIWLFMAAHFGYEPARPIRDIVGSNLGVDSVVGLQSLTKPLIAKLTQKSVAKHSIIRALNKLYKRGVPIPKKVVEVEDDSDEIQVDTQQQESLQREQSLNDVDQKAGEQAKAPVAVEPSIPTTALDFSQPLKPPKI, encoded by the coding sequence ATGAGTACTATGGGAATCGCAATTGGTGCGACAGCTCTATCACTTTTGCTTGTGTTCATCTGGCTTATGTCGCTGTCTTTAAGAAAGCAGCGCATCGAGGAAGAAAGAAAAGCGCGTGAAGTGGCTTACCGAAAAGCGATTGAAAAAGCACGAAAACAAGAGAAGCAAGAACGTCTTTTTAAAGCTGAAACTGGGCATCTTCCCTCTATTCTCTTTCTAGCAAAAGAAGCGGAAAGAACGAATTTGAAAGAGGCTCTATATTGGTATGAAAAAGCCGCGCAGTTGGATGACATGAATGGCATGTATGGCATTGTGCGTATCAGCATGCGTAAAAGAGAAGATCTGATTCTAAAAGAGCAAGCGAATTTCTGGCAGCTAGCGATTGCTGGTTTAGAAGGGGATTTGAATGCTAAGTTTGAGATGGGTAAAGCGCTAATTTTCGGAAGAGGGACAACCAAAAATATCCCTAAAGGCTACTCATTAATTGAAGAATCAGCATCAGCAGGCAACCCAGAAGCCATGATTTTCATGGGTGATTGGAATGTTGATAAAACTAATCCTGAAGCCTCAGCCGAAGCTTCTGTAAAATGGTATAAAGGCGCAGCAGATAAAGGGAAAATTGAAGGGAGCCTTAAGCTGGGTGCAAGTTATTTAAATGGTGTAGGTGTTCCTAAGAACCATGGAATGGCATGTTATTGGTTAGAGAGTGCTGCTGAAAAAAGCCACCCTGAAGCGATGTGCCGTGCGGGTGAAGCATGGAGAGATCAAGGTGAGCACGGAAATGCGATTTCTTATATTTGGTTGTTTATGGCGGCCCACTTTGGTTATGAACCTGCAAGACCCATTAGAGATATTGTAGGGTCAAATTTAGGGGTTGATTCAGTTGTAGGTTTGCAGTCCTTAACGAAACCACTTATTGCGAAGTTAACCCAAAAATCAGTAGCTAAACATTCAATTATCCGAGCGTTAAATAAGCTATACAAACGTGGAGTGCCGATTCCTAAAAAAGTCGTTGAAGTGGAAGATGATTCAGACGAGATACAAGTTGATACGCAGCAACAGGAAAGCTTACAACGAGAACAAAGCCTAAATGATGTCGACCAAAAAGCAGGTGAGCAAGCAAAAGCGCCAGTTGCTGTCGAACCTTCGATACCTACTACGGCACTGGATTTTTCTCAGCCACTTAAGCCGCCCAAGATTTAA
- the sstT gene encoding serine/threonine transporter SstT produces MQNNNIVARIARGNLVLQILAGIVFGVILAMVSPSAAQDAGLLGSLFVGALKAVAPILVFILVAASIANQKKGQHTHMRPIIVLYLFGTFSAALTAVVLSFMFPTTLTLVAGAEGANPPQGIAEVLNTLLFKLVDNPVSALMNANYIGILAWAIGLGLALHHASSTTKAVFEDLSNSVSHIVRFIIRLAPFGIFGLVSATFATTGFDALASYGQLLAVLLSSMLIIALVVNPIIVFVKTKQNPYPLVLQCIRESGVTAFFTRSSAANIPVNMNLCKKLELDEDTYSVSIPLGATINMAGAAITITVLTLAAVHTMGIEIDIFTAILLSLVAAVSACGASGVAGGSLLLIPLACGLFGISNDVAMQVVAVGFIIGVIQDSAETALNSSTDVVFTAAVCKAEQQKAQ; encoded by the coding sequence ATGCAAAATAACAACATCGTCGCTCGCATTGCTCGTGGGAACTTAGTTCTCCAGATCCTTGCGGGTATTGTTTTTGGTGTCATTCTAGCAATGGTGTCACCATCAGCAGCCCAAGATGCAGGTCTACTTGGTAGCCTGTTTGTTGGTGCATTAAAAGCGGTAGCCCCAATTTTGGTATTCATTCTTGTTGCTGCTTCTATTGCAAACCAGAAAAAAGGTCAGCATACCCACATGCGACCAATCATCGTACTTTACCTTTTTGGTACATTTTCAGCAGCTCTAACCGCTGTTGTATTAAGCTTCATGTTCCCAACCACTTTGACACTGGTTGCTGGCGCTGAAGGTGCGAACCCTCCTCAAGGTATTGCGGAAGTCCTAAACACATTATTATTCAAGCTTGTTGATAATCCAGTAAGTGCATTAATGAACGCTAACTACATTGGCATTCTTGCTTGGGCTATTGGTCTTGGTCTTGCACTTCACCACGCATCATCAACAACGAAAGCGGTATTTGAAGATTTAAGTAACAGCGTGTCTCACATTGTTCGCTTTATTATTCGCCTTGCTCCTTTTGGTATCTTCGGTCTTGTTTCTGCAACGTTCGCAACAACAGGCTTTGATGCTCTAGCAAGCTATGGTCAACTTCTAGCAGTACTTCTAAGCTCAATGCTTATTATTGCTCTTGTCGTTAACCCAATAATCGTATTCGTGAAAACCAAGCAAAACCCTTACCCGCTTGTGCTGCAATGTATTCGCGAGTCAGGCGTGACGGCATTCTTTACTCGTTCAAGTGCTGCTAACATCCCAGTAAACATGAACTTATGTAAGAAGCTTGAACTTGATGAAGACACTTACTCAGTTTCTATTCCACTAGGCGCAACCATTAACATGGCTGGTGCTGCAATTACGATTACAGTATTAACGCTAGCAGCGGTTCATACTATGGGTATTGAAATTGATATCTTCACAGCAATCTTACTTAGCCTTGTTGCTGCGGTTTCAGCATGTGGTGCTTCTGGTGTAGCGGGTGGTTCATTACTGCTGATCCCACTTGCATGTGGTCTGTTTGGTATTTCTAATGATGTGGCAATGCAGGTTGTTGCGGTTGGTTTCATTATTGGTGTGATTCAAGATTCTGCAGAAACAGCACTGAACAGCTCAACTGATGTTGTGTTCACAGCGGCCGTTTGTAAAGCTGAGCAACAAAAAGCACAGTAA
- the rsgA gene encoding ribosome small subunit-dependent GTPase A translates to MNSQTAFSHPMTLQQLGWQPVFQQQLTLEDYDQSIIARVVAHHRSGYTLASEQGEITLPIHHSQPAMTVGDWVILTLEQQFDRLLERQSLFSRKAAGSKVSEQYISANIDTVFIVVSLNNDFNLSRIERYLALANEAQVEPVIVLTKKDLCDDVEDKIMQVQQLDPMLMVESVNSLDIDSTQVLAHFCKVGKTVALMGSSGVGKSTLVNSLIGSEEQETGGIREDDSKGRHTTTSRSLHSLRSGGLLLDTPGMRELQLADCADGVSETFSDIEELALRCRFSDCHHESEPGCKITAAIESGDLTERRFKNYQKLLREQARNGATLAEQRSHYKQLSKMYRNVQSESRNIKQGGS, encoded by the coding sequence ATGAATTCACAAACTGCATTTTCTCATCCAATGACACTTCAACAACTTGGATGGCAACCTGTATTCCAACAACAACTAACACTTGAAGACTACGACCAATCTATCATTGCTCGCGTTGTTGCTCATCATAGAAGTGGCTATACTCTAGCAAGTGAACAAGGTGAAATAACCTTACCTATTCACCATAGCCAACCAGCTATGACGGTCGGTGATTGGGTGATCTTAACGCTAGAACAACAGTTTGACCGCTTGCTAGAAAGGCAATCTCTATTTAGTCGAAAAGCCGCAGGCAGTAAAGTGTCTGAGCAGTATATTTCCGCTAACATTGACACTGTTTTTATCGTAGTTTCACTCAATAATGACTTTAACTTAAGCAGAATTGAACGTTACTTAGCGCTTGCCAATGAAGCACAAGTAGAACCCGTTATTGTTCTAACCAAAAAAGACTTATGTGACGATGTAGAAGACAAAATCATGCAAGTTCAACAACTCGACCCAATGCTAATGGTTGAGTCAGTGAACAGTTTAGATATCGATTCTACTCAGGTATTGGCACATTTTTGCAAAGTTGGTAAAACCGTCGCGCTCATGGGGTCATCTGGTGTTGGGAAGTCAACATTAGTTAACTCATTAATAGGCAGTGAAGAGCAAGAAACTGGGGGAATTAGAGAAGACGACAGTAAAGGTCGTCATACTACGACATCTCGATCACTTCATTCTCTTAGAAGTGGCGGTTTGCTTCTGGATACTCCAGGGATGCGTGAGCTTCAATTAGCCGACTGTGCTGATGGTGTAAGTGAAACCTTTTCTGATATCGAAGAGCTCGCTCTACGCTGTCGCTTCTCAGACTGCCACCACGAATCAGAGCCTGGTTGTAAAATCACGGCTGCGATTGAAAGTGGAGACCTGACAGAAAGGCGCTTTAAGAATTACCAAAAGTTGCTGAGAGAACAAGCTCGAAATGGCGCTACTCTGGCCGAGCAACGTTCGCACTACAAACAGCTTTCTAAAATGTACCGAAACGTACAATCGGAAAGCCGTAACATCAAACAAGGTGGCTCTTAG
- a CDS encoding copper chaperone PCu(A)C produces MKLKALALAGLLLTPFAQAKSDIMAHDLYARAMAPSSVTSAVFTTLMNHGDNERTLISASTPAAGKVELHDVIKDGDVMKMRQVQSIAIPANGHAVLKPGSLHIMLFDLDKRLAEGEEIEMTLTFANGETQTLQVPVKKVMSGMKKMDHSHH; encoded by the coding sequence ATGAAGTTAAAAGCTCTCGCCCTTGCGGGGTTGCTCCTCACTCCTTTTGCTCAAGCTAAATCCGACATCATGGCGCATGACTTATACGCCCGCGCTATGGCACCATCATCAGTAACAAGTGCTGTTTTCACTACGCTTATGAACCATGGTGATAATGAACGTACCCTTATTTCAGCATCAACACCCGCAGCTGGAAAAGTCGAACTTCATGATGTGATTAAAGATGGCGATGTAATGAAAATGCGCCAAGTACAAAGCATTGCAATACCAGCAAACGGCCACGCAGTACTCAAGCCAGGTAGCTTACACATCATGTTATTTGATTTAGATAAACGTTTAGCAGAAGGGGAAGAAATTGAAATGACGCTTACCTTTGCAAACGGTGAAACCCAAACGCTGCAAGTACCTGTGAAAAAGGTTATGAGCGGCATGAAGAAGATGGACCACTCCCATCATTAA
- a CDS encoding SCO family protein — translation MSKNWSLALIVAFVLGFGVKVYLDEQATTQAKQEKAQQLSETTLYGKGGQPATIFDESDPRIRVVYFGFTRCPDVCPTSLAMLAGALNQITDEDKAKLRPMFISLDPERDAADASSQYAQYFHPMIEGLSGSLEATTSLAHNYGVIFRKTVLEDSELEYTLDHSSYFYFLKPDGTLITKVPHTLTPAPIVNAIKELAVN, via the coding sequence ATGAGTAAAAATTGGTCTTTAGCGCTAATCGTAGCGTTTGTTTTAGGTTTTGGCGTAAAAGTCTATTTAGACGAGCAAGCGACTACTCAAGCCAAACAAGAAAAAGCTCAACAGCTTTCTGAAACTACTTTGTATGGAAAAGGTGGTCAGCCAGCAACCATATTTGATGAAAGCGACCCACGAATTCGGGTTGTCTACTTTGGTTTCACACGTTGCCCTGACGTATGCCCAACGTCATTAGCCATGCTAGCTGGCGCGCTGAATCAAATTACCGATGAAGATAAAGCTAAGCTTCGTCCTATGTTCATATCTTTAGACCCTGAACGTGATGCTGCAGATGCGTCTTCTCAATACGCGCAATATTTCCACCCTATGATTGAAGGGCTTTCTGGCTCGTTAGAGGCAACTACGTCTTTAGCTCATAACTATGGTGTCATTTTTAGAAAAACAGTGCTTGAAGATTCTGAGCTGGAATACACGTTAGACCACAGCTCTTATTTTTATTTTTTGAAGCCAGACGGTACGCTAATTACGAAAGTGCCACACACATTAACCCCTGCTCCCATCGTAAATGCGATTAAAGAGCTTGCGGTTAACTAG
- a CDS encoding DUF368 domain-containing protein, translated as MNYLSTFFKGMAMGAADVVPGVSGGTIAFITGIYDTLLESIRRINPSLFGIWKREGFKAAFNHINGFFLISLFGGIFTSIATLAKLISWLLVTHPIPLWSFFFGLILVSIYHILKQVEKRDALRFVFLLLGVAFAYSITILKPLQMEPTSINILIAGGIAICAMILPGISGSFILLLIGMYTPVLAAVKGFQVDVLALFLGGCVIGLLTFSHVLSWLLRSFRDFTLIFLTGLMIGTLPKIWPWKETISWRTNSKGEQVPLIQENLSPFEFESLTSQPSQLVLAVAMMLVAITFVLALEKFAGDGSKEK; from the coding sequence ATGAATTACTTAAGCACTTTTTTTAAAGGTATGGCAATGGGCGCAGCAGATGTTGTACCTGGCGTATCGGGCGGTACCATCGCTTTTATTACTGGAATTTACGATACTCTTCTTGAGAGTATTAGACGCATCAACCCAAGCCTATTCGGCATATGGAAGCGTGAAGGTTTTAAAGCCGCATTTAACCACATCAACGGCTTTTTCTTAATCTCATTGTTTGGTGGTATTTTTACCAGCATAGCAACATTAGCCAAATTGATTTCATGGCTACTGGTCACTCACCCTATCCCACTGTGGTCATTTTTCTTTGGACTGATCCTAGTCTCTATTTACCATATTCTTAAACAGGTCGAAAAAAGAGACGCTTTGCGTTTTGTGTTTCTACTGTTAGGGGTAGCATTCGCTTACAGTATTACCATACTGAAGCCTCTGCAGATGGAGCCTACTAGCATCAACATTTTAATCGCAGGCGGAATTGCTATTTGTGCGATGATCTTACCGGGAATCTCTGGCAGCTTTATCTTACTTCTCATTGGCATGTATACACCGGTATTAGCGGCGGTTAAAGGCTTTCAAGTTGATGTATTAGCCTTATTCCTTGGCGGGTGTGTTATTGGTCTTTTAACCTTTTCACATGTGCTTTCTTGGTTGCTTCGTTCATTCAGAGATTTCACTCTGATTTTTTTAACCGGCTTAATGATTGGTACACTTCCAAAAATCTGGCCTTGGAAAGAAACCATCAGCTGGCGCACCAACTCAAAAGGTGAGCAAGTTCCTTTAATTCAAGAAAACCTATCGCCATTTGAATTTGAGTCCCTCACATCACAACCGTCACAGTTAGTATTGGCAGTTGCCATGATGCTTGTTGCAATCACTTTTGTTCTTGCTCTAGAGAAGTTTGCAGGCGACGGCAGTAAAGAGAAATAA
- the malT gene encoding HTH-type transcriptional regulator MalT, which produces MWIPSKLTRPGRLHNAIVRPRVLELLQQAPFYKLVLFRSPAGYGKTTMAAQWLADKPNVGWYSIDDSDNDAFRFINYLLQSLNKATQNACPNSQKLAEKRQFSSLHSLLSEIFAEMSNFHQECFLVLDDYHLIANDDIHEAMRFFLKHMPDNLTLVATSRATPPLGTANLRVRDLMIEIGNESLAFDTEETTRFFNLRVANGIDDSTAGSLCSYVEGWPSALQLIALQAQHQKRTLVQAAESVSHFNHAHLWDYLVEEVFDLLDKETRHFLMQCSVLDHFNDELVCALTEREDALGMIESLNRYGLFIYPLEGEHKGEHNWYRFHNLFAEFLAHERQARIPQQEEELHRSAAKAWLKQDTPHQALRHAQRAQDGELIVQILNDTGWKMFNQGELSSLEMAVKQLTRDQLFGNPKLSMLRAWLAQSQHRYDQVGTLLEEAEKEYKERNIVLDTQHKGQYNALRAQVAINSSDPENALELAELALSQLNTNVYRSRIVATSVVGEVNHVMGNLSRALPMMQQTEKLARQYQVYHQALWAILQQSEILIAQGYVQAAFELQDSAFKLIEEHQLQYVPLHEFLLRVRAQIFWCWNRLDEAEECCYKGLDILGHHSPSKHLHSYSMLARISLSRGEIDKAAKFIDQIQHLLRQSTYHVDWTANASLSLILFWQVKGNKEAIQDWLNAAARPETASNHFCQLQWRNIVRAHIYLDQFEEAETALNFLKSEAAKSHLITDTNRNLIVESVYHIQTQNEDHARTLLEEALQMTNQTGMVGNFLVDGSTIGHILDKLSSKPGLGDLERHRAQQIMKDISTTQRSRSIHFDEDFVENLVNHPNIPELVRTSPLTQREWQVLGLIYSGFSNEQIAQELDVAGTTIKTHIRNLYQKLNIANRKEAISTAENLLQLMGY; this is translated from the coding sequence ATGTGGATCCCATCAAAACTGACTCGTCCTGGTCGCTTACATAATGCAATCGTAAGACCCCGAGTATTGGAGCTATTACAGCAAGCACCATTTTATAAGCTTGTATTATTTCGCTCCCCAGCAGGCTATGGCAAAACGACCATGGCGGCCCAATGGCTCGCAGATAAACCAAACGTGGGTTGGTACAGTATTGATGACAGCGACAATGATGCTTTCAGGTTCATTAACTACCTGCTTCAGTCGCTAAATAAAGCCACACAAAACGCATGTCCAAACTCTCAAAAACTTGCGGAAAAAAGACAATTTTCATCACTTCACTCTTTGCTAAGTGAAATATTTGCAGAAATGTCTAATTTTCATCAGGAGTGTTTTCTAGTTCTGGATGACTACCATCTGATCGCTAATGACGATATTCATGAAGCCATGCGTTTCTTCTTGAAGCACATGCCAGACAACCTAACGCTAGTGGCAACAAGCCGCGCGACACCACCTTTAGGCACCGCAAACCTTCGTGTCCGTGACTTGATGATTGAAATTGGTAATGAGTCTCTAGCCTTTGATACAGAAGAAACCACTCGGTTCTTTAACTTAAGAGTCGCGAATGGAATAGATGACTCCACGGCAGGCAGCCTATGTAGCTATGTTGAGGGCTGGCCTTCTGCCCTACAATTAATTGCTTTACAGGCGCAACACCAAAAGCGCACTCTAGTTCAAGCAGCTGAATCAGTTTCTCACTTCAACCATGCGCACCTTTGGGATTACCTTGTCGAAGAAGTGTTTGACTTGCTGGATAAGGAAACAAGACATTTCTTAATGCAATGTTCCGTTCTTGATCACTTTAATGATGAACTCGTATGCGCGCTCACCGAACGTGAGGACGCTTTAGGTATGATCGAGTCATTAAATCGATATGGACTATTTATCTATCCGCTGGAAGGTGAACATAAAGGCGAGCATAACTGGTACCGTTTCCACAATTTATTTGCAGAGTTTTTAGCTCATGAGCGCCAAGCAAGAATCCCTCAACAAGAAGAAGAGCTCCATCGTTCTGCTGCAAAAGCCTGGCTGAAACAAGATACACCTCACCAAGCATTACGACATGCTCAAAGAGCACAAGACGGTGAATTGATTGTCCAAATCTTAAATGACACTGGCTGGAAGATGTTTAACCAGGGTGAACTTTCATCTTTGGAAATGGCAGTTAAACAACTGACACGAGACCAGTTATTTGGCAACCCGAAGCTTTCAATGTTAAGAGCATGGCTTGCACAAAGCCAACATAGATATGACCAAGTAGGTACGCTTTTAGAAGAAGCCGAAAAGGAATATAAAGAGCGCAACATTGTGTTAGATACTCAACATAAAGGGCAATACAATGCACTCAGAGCTCAAGTTGCGATCAACAGTAGTGATCCAGAAAACGCTCTAGAACTTGCTGAATTAGCACTAAGCCAACTCAATACCAATGTCTATCGTAGCCGCATTGTAGCGACATCTGTAGTAGGCGAAGTTAATCACGTTATGGGTAATTTAAGCCGTGCACTACCCATGATGCAGCAAACAGAGAAACTGGCTCGTCAGTATCAAGTTTATCATCAAGCTTTATGGGCTATTCTCCAGCAAAGTGAAATATTGATTGCTCAAGGGTATGTTCAAGCTGCATTTGAGCTGCAAGACAGTGCATTCAAGTTAATTGAAGAACACCAACTGCAATACGTCCCTCTGCATGAGTTCTTACTGCGTGTTCGCGCTCAAATCTTCTGGTGTTGGAACCGATTAGACGAGGCGGAAGAGTGTTGCTATAAGGGCTTAGATATTCTTGGTCACCACTCACCAAGCAAGCATCTTCACAGCTACTCAATGCTGGCGCGTATTTCTCTTAGCCGCGGTGAAATAGATAAAGCCGCAAAGTTTATTGATCAAATCCAGCATTTACTGCGCCAGTCTACTTACCATGTAGATTGGACAGCTAATGCGTCCTTGTCACTTATCTTATTCTGGCAAGTCAAAGGTAACAAAGAAGCGATCCAAGATTGGCTAAACGCAGCTGCACGCCCTGAAACGGCGAGCAACCATTTCTGCCAACTTCAATGGCGCAATATAGTGCGAGCGCATATTTATTTGGATCAATTTGAAGAGGCAGAAACCGCTTTAAATTTCTTAAAAAGTGAAGCGGCTAAATCTCATTTGATTACTGATACGAACCGAAACCTCATTGTTGAGTCGGTGTACCATATTCAAACTCAAAATGAAGACCATGCACGAACTCTTCTGGAAGAAGCGCTGCAAATGACCAACCAAACCGGCATGGTGGGTAACTTCTTGGTTGATGGCAGTACAATCGGGCACATTCTCGATAAATTAAGTAGCAAACCTGGTCTTGGAGATTTAGAGCGCCACCGAGCGCAACAAATCATGAAAGACATTTCTACAACACAACGCAGCCGCTCAATTCATTTTGATGAAGACTTTGTCGAAAACTTAGTGAACCACCCGAACATCCCAGAGCTAGTGCGCACCAGCCCACTGACTCAACGAGAGTGGCAAGTACTAGGATTAATTTATTCTGGGTTTAGTAATGAACAAATCGCCCAAGAACTCGATGTTGCAGGGACAACCATCAAGACTCACATTCGAAACCTTTATCAGAAACTGAATATTGCGAATAGAAAGGAAGCAATCAGTACTGCTGAGAACTTATTACAGTTGATGGGATACTAA